A stretch of the Geovibrio thiophilus genome encodes the following:
- a CDS encoding TerC family protein, giving the protein MWLVFLAVVLFLLILDLGVFNRKDHEIGVKESLLMSVFYIGIGLLFSLWVGKILGQEKAFEYLTGFVVEKTLAMDNIFVIAMIFSYFRVPRIYQHRVLFWGILGVIVLRGIMIGVGAKLVSEFEWVLYLFAAFLIYSGVKMLFKQEDEADIGANPVLRFIRKRIRVTRDFHGHSFLIYRTNPRTGHKFLYATPLLMALIFIEIADVIFAVDSVPAVFSITTDAYVVYTSNIFAILGLRSLYFALSAVISKFHYLKYALSVVLIFIGAKIFVSEMLHLVKIPPAVSLGVTLAILAAGIVVSLVKGDKEA; this is encoded by the coding sequence ATGTGGCTTGTTTTTCTGGCTGTTGTTTTGTTCCTTCTTATTCTTGATCTGGGTGTTTTCAACCGGAAGGATCATGAGATAGGCGTTAAGGAAAGCCTGTTGATGTCTGTGTTTTACATAGGCATAGGTCTTCTTTTCAGTCTCTGGGTAGGCAAAATTCTCGGGCAGGAAAAAGCCTTTGAATACCTCACCGGTTTTGTGGTGGAAAAGACCCTTGCTATGGACAATATATTTGTCATAGCGATGATTTTCTCCTACTTCCGCGTACCCCGAATATACCAGCACAGAGTGCTTTTCTGGGGTATTCTCGGAGTCATAGTCCTCCGTGGAATAATGATAGGTGTCGGCGCTAAGCTGGTCAGCGAGTTTGAGTGGGTGCTTTATCTGTTTGCCGCTTTCCTTATTTACTCCGGCGTGAAGATGCTGTTTAAGCAGGAGGACGAAGCTGATATAGGCGCAAATCCGGTGCTGAGGTTCATCCGCAAAAGGATAAGAGTGACAAGAGATTTTCACGGGCACAGCTTTCTTATATACCGCACGAATCCCAGAACGGGGCATAAGTTTCTGTATGCTACGCCGCTTCTGATGGCGCTTATCTTCATTGAGATTGCCGACGTTATCTTCGCCGTTGATTCCGTGCCTGCGGTGTTCAGCATCACAACGGACGCTTACGTTGTTTACACCAGCAACATATTCGCTATTCTCGGCTTGAGGTCGCTTTATTTTGCCCTCTCAGCAGTGATTTCAAAGTTTCACTACCTCAAGTACGCTCTTTCAGTTGTGCTGATATTCATAGGCGCTAAGATTTTTGTTTCCGAGATGCTGCATCTGGTGAAAATTCCTCCGGCAGTGAGTCTTGGTGTAACTCTTGCCATACTCGCTGCCGGTATTGTCGTGTCTCTGGTTAAGGGGGATAAAGAGGCTTAG
- a CDS encoding RNA methyltransferase, producing MTDPKERITVLLSETEGAVNLGYVARIMANTGFDRLSFTGALSGRELGASMYAVHASRILDGAVKQGSFTELVSQTDTIIGFSPRNPWNDGLSLPYSALAEAVKTEITAGKTVGLLFGNEARGLSNEHLSACRYRVALPTEDACPSMNLSHAVLAVLWGLRDAMTNTEIKAGKPDFASVEQKQRFKSKLAELLRISGYLNSQNNDVRLREIGLLFDSKEWSEREMNLLTSVTGKLLREIRTLKK from the coding sequence ATGACAGACCCGAAGGAAAGAATCACCGTACTTTTATCTGAAACAGAAGGAGCGGTTAATCTGGGATATGTAGCCAGAATAATGGCAAATACCGGATTTGACAGGCTCAGCTTCACCGGCGCTCTTTCCGGAAGGGAACTGGGTGCGTCAATGTATGCGGTGCATGCTTCCCGCATCCTTGACGGCGCAGTTAAGCAAGGCTCGTTCACGGAACTTGTCTCCCAAACAGACACCATAATAGGATTCAGTCCCAGAAATCCATGGAATGACGGGCTGTCGCTCCCCTACTCCGCTCTTGCCGAGGCTGTCAAAACCGAAATAACGGCAGGGAAGACAGTCGGTCTGCTTTTCGGCAACGAAGCACGGGGACTCTCCAACGAACACCTCTCAGCGTGCCGCTACAGGGTCGCCCTGCCCACGGAGGACGCCTGTCCGAGCATGAACCTGTCTCACGCCGTACTAGCCGTACTGTGGGGGCTGAGAGACGCCATGACGAATACGGAAATAAAAGCAGGCAAGCCCGATTTCGCCTCTGTTGAGCAAAAACAGCGTTTCAAGAGCAAGCTGGCTGAACTGCTCAGGATTTCAGGCTACCTGAACAGCCAGAATAATGATGTCCGGCTACGGGAAATAGGCTTGCTTTTCGATTCTAAGGAATGGTCGGAAAGGGAAATGAATCTGCTCACTTCTGTAACGGGAAAGCTGCTCAGGGAGATCAGAACCCTGAAAAAATAA
- the phoU gene encoding phosphate signaling complex protein PhoU: protein MSQQHETDYIRLKALIAEMAKECETMIEGSVKSLVDRNSDLAREIIAWDDKVDNLDIEVDALCRKILALYEPKAVDLRFVLTASRIIVDLERIGDYSVDIAKEVLRLNEIPQIKPYIDLPKMGEASAVMLNDAVNAYFNKDTGAAYHVIKRDDIIDGLHSQIIRELLTYIAEDIKKTTGVISLMQITRCIERIADHATNIAELVYFMVEGKIVRHQKLD from the coding sequence ATGTCACAGCAGCATGAAACTGATTATATCAGGCTTAAGGCTCTGATAGCGGAAATGGCAAAAGAGTGCGAAACCATGATCGAAGGCTCAGTAAAAAGCCTTGTTGATCGCAACAGCGATCTCGCGAGAGAAATCATCGCGTGGGATGACAAGGTAGACAACCTCGATATAGAGGTGGACGCCCTCTGCCGCAAGATACTTGCCCTGTACGAACCGAAGGCAGTGGATCTCCGCTTTGTCCTCACTGCCTCCAGAATTATTGTCGATCTTGAACGCATAGGCGACTACAGCGTTGATATAGCGAAGGAAGTATTAAGGCTGAATGAAATACCGCAGATAAAGCCGTACATTGACCTGCCTAAAATGGGCGAGGCATCCGCCGTTATGCTGAATGACGCCGTGAACGCCTACTTCAACAAGGACACCGGCGCTGCCTATCACGTCATAAAAAGAGACGATATAATTGACGGTCTGCACTCGCAGATAATCCGTGAGCTGCTCACCTACATCGCCGAAGACATCAAAAAAACAACAGGGGTAATATCCCTGATGCAGATAACAAGGTGCATAGAGCGCATAGCCGACCACGCAACAAACATAGCCGAGCTTGTCTATTTCATGGTGGAAGGAAAGATTGTACGCCACCAGAAACTGGACTGA
- a CDS encoding metal-dependent transcriptional regulator, which yields MRDRELSGSMEDYLETILLLQKENPVARAKEISEKLGVKMSSVTNALKHLSEKGFINYDRYSFITLTKEGEKYAENIFLRHEVLKKFLKTVVGLSEDHAEENACRMEHVMDMDVISRINKLVEFLERENVSQEFKKYLDEKN from the coding sequence ATGAGAGACAGAGAACTTTCCGGCAGCATGGAAGATTACCTTGAAACCATTCTGCTGCTTCAAAAGGAAAACCCCGTTGCCAGAGCGAAAGAGATTTCGGAAAAGCTCGGTGTTAAGATGTCGTCGGTAACCAACGCACTCAAGCATCTTTCCGAAAAAGGATTCATTAACTACGACCGCTACAGCTTCATCACCCTCACAAAAGAGGGCGAAAAATACGCTGAGAACATCTTCCTCCGTCATGAGGTTCTTAAAAAGTTCCTTAAGACAGTTGTGGGCTTGAGCGAAGACCACGCAGAGGAGAACGCCTGTCGTATGGAACACGTCATGGATATGGACGTAATCAGCAGGATCAACAAGCTTGTGGAGTTTCTTGAGAGGGAAAATGTCTCTCAGGAGTTTAAAAAGTATCTCGACGAAAAAAATTAA
- the sfsA gene encoding DNA/RNA nuclease SfsA — protein sequence MFIFPPLFKAEFVKRYKRFFTDVMKDDNITVVHNPNTGSMKNLLTAGNPVLCSVSDNPARKLPCTLEAMCVNREWLIVNTMVVNRIAESAITDGEIDELGNVSLCRREYAYDEARLDFYVESDRGKFLIEVKNCTLYDDETVMFPDAVTTRGKKHLEVLQRAVKEGYTACMLYMCQVRRKSFRPAHEIDPAYAAEFERAKAAGVKILVYYTDFDPEEGTVRLRKMV from the coding sequence ATGTTTATATTTCCTCCGCTCTTCAAAGCCGAATTTGTAAAACGCTATAAAAGGTTTTTCACCGATGTGATGAAGGATGACAATATAACGGTGGTTCATAACCCCAACACCGGTTCCATGAAAAACCTCCTCACTGCCGGAAATCCCGTGCTGTGCTCCGTTTCCGACAACCCTGCCCGCAAGCTGCCCTGCACTCTGGAGGCTATGTGCGTAAACAGGGAGTGGCTCATTGTCAATACTATGGTTGTCAACCGAATCGCCGAAAGCGCCATAACGGACGGCGAGATAGATGAATTAGGCAATGTGAGCCTGTGCCGCAGGGAGTATGCGTATGATGAGGCGAGGCTTGACTTCTATGTGGAGTCCGACAGGGGAAAGTTCCTGATAGAGGTGAAGAACTGTACCTTGTATGATGATGAAACGGTTATGTTCCCCGATGCGGTTACAACGAGAGGAAAAAAGCATCTTGAAGTGCTTCAGAGAGCGGTGAAAGAGGGCTACACCGCCTGCATGCTTTATATGTGTCAGGTCAGGCGGAAGTCTTTCCGTCCGGCTCATGAGATAGATCCCGCATACGCCGCCGAATTTGAACGGGCGAAAGCCGCCGGAGTAAAAATTCTGGTTTATTACACTGACTTTGATCCTGAGGAGGGAACGGTGAGGCTGAGGAAGATGGTTTAA
- a CDS encoding HAMP domain-containing sensor histidine kinase has product MRLFVSIFFTIFVPVTLVLMLTLHYSGRLAEDALTAPHAHELRGKSEILSENLTETEASEHNRRTLDYNFRLILLSVATSGLISFLLAGRISVPMRKLAQIADRIEAGDKNINFPVFGDKTMSKVSDIFHRMYSSMTKKQNELENERHKLQHVFTILNEGIILLDTSYRIKHFNRKAVEHLGAELTLGRNIVDSVNNMDVISFISRILEKTEDSIHHLELRQKMFDVHVRYLDNEILIVLYNITERTQYEDFKTELIGNITHELKTPLAMIMGYAETLLGNTSVDKKNLEKFLTIIHSNSKRLNNIINDILELHRLEHIPDGFSVDEPLQLDSALAEIEERYEGFEIKTVLNADCTEVPVLREHFMTLLTNLTDNAHKYSSSKVIEINVSRKDDETVIRVSDEGPAIPDEEKERIFERFYTVNKSKNRNLTGTGLGLSIVKHITGLYDGSITLEKNKKGGNTFVATLFERPARTIEEEEA; this is encoded by the coding sequence ATGAGGCTCTTCGTCAGCATCTTTTTCACCATATTCGTTCCTGTCACTTTAGTGCTGATGCTTACTCTGCACTATTCCGGCAGGCTGGCGGAAGATGCTCTGACTGCGCCTCACGCCCACGAACTCAGAGGCAAAAGCGAAATCCTCTCAGAGAACCTCACCGAAACCGAAGCGTCGGAGCATAACCGCAGAACCCTTGACTACAACTTCCGGCTGATTCTTTTATCAGTCGCCACGTCCGGTCTTATATCTTTTCTTCTGGCGGGCAGAATTTCCGTTCCCATGCGGAAGCTCGCCCAAATCGCCGACCGGATAGAAGCGGGGGATAAAAACATAAACTTCCCTGTTTTCGGCGACAAAACCATGTCAAAAGTCTCAGACATCTTTCACCGTATGTACAGTTCAATGACAAAAAAGCAGAATGAGCTTGAAAACGAACGCCACAAACTCCAGCATGTTTTCACTATCCTCAACGAAGGAATCATTCTTCTGGACACATCATACAGAATAAAGCACTTCAACCGGAAGGCAGTGGAACACTTGGGCGCCGAACTGACCCTCGGCAGGAATATTGTGGATTCCGTCAACAATATGGATGTAATAAGCTTTATAAGCAGGATTCTGGAAAAAACAGAGGACAGCATACATCACCTTGAACTGAGACAGAAGATGTTCGATGTTCATGTGCGCTATCTCGACAATGAAATCCTCATAGTTCTCTACAACATAACCGAACGAACCCAGTATGAGGACTTTAAAACTGAACTTATCGGCAACATTACCCACGAGCTCAAGACTCCTCTTGCCATGATTATGGGCTATGCGGAGACACTTCTCGGCAACACCTCGGTGGATAAGAAAAACCTTGAGAAGTTTCTCACTATCATCCACAGCAACTCAAAACGGCTGAATAATATAATAAACGACATTCTGGAGCTCCACAGGCTTGAGCATATTCCGGATGGGTTCAGTGTGGACGAACCTTTGCAGCTTGATTCCGCATTGGCGGAGATTGAAGAACGGTACGAGGGATTTGAAATAAAAACAGTTCTCAATGCGGATTGCACGGAAGTGCCTGTGCTCAGAGAGCATTTTATGACACTGCTCACAAACCTCACTGACAACGCACACAAATACAGCAGCAGCAAAGTCATAGAGATAAACGTAAGCAGAAAGGATGATGAAACGGTGATACGTGTATCGGATGAGGGTCCCGCCATTCCCGATGAGGAAAAGGAACGGATATTTGAACGCTTCTACACTGTAAATAAATCTAAAAACAGAAACCTTACCGGCACAGGTCTCGGTCTGTCAATAGTTAAGCACATTACAGGGCTTTACGACGGCTCAATCACATTGGAGAAAAATAAAAAAGGCGGCAACACCTTTGTCGCCACCCTGTTTGAAAGACCCGCCAGAACTATTGAAGAGGAAGAAGCCTAA
- the dinB gene encoding DNA polymerase IV: protein MILCMDMDAFFASVEQASNPALRGKPIAVVGAKERTVVVTSSYEARKYGVKTGMSKYEALKVCPFLTVVAARNRKYTYVSREITAFLYKITPCVEPYSIDEAFLDISGTGIAPQDAAYMIKSFVKKNFGITCSIGAGSNKFIAKMASGVKKPDGYYCVENDKAIEFLDRFRLKDFWGIGRRLAKRFADMGVFTPADLRAMGRERLVEIFGVNGGYLYGLACGEHTSAVKTEEEPMKSIGHSLTLPENISTREEAAGYLLQLSDMVSSRARRLRYSGKTITVTIRYPDMGTFSQAHTIPFFTSATHHIYAEALEVFDKLWNGKDIRLLGVCISSLVPDCVTLYNIEDSGKNWEGLYSVMDEINTKYGERTLQFGSVLNCRRKGSSVISPAWRPSGDRHVNIMDGN, encoded by the coding sequence ATGATTCTCTGTATGGATATGGATGCTTTTTTCGCATCGGTTGAGCAGGCTTCAAATCCGGCTCTGCGCGGAAAGCCCATCGCCGTTGTCGGGGCGAAGGAGCGCACTGTTGTTGTGACTTCTTCATATGAAGCCCGCAAATACGGTGTTAAAACAGGCATGAGCAAATACGAGGCGCTGAAGGTCTGTCCTTTTCTGACAGTTGTGGCGGCACGCAACAGAAAATATACTTATGTATCAAGGGAAATAACCGCATTCTTATATAAAATCACTCCCTGTGTGGAGCCTTACTCCATTGACGAGGCGTTTTTGGACATCAGCGGTACGGGAATAGCCCCGCAGGACGCGGCTTATATGATAAAAAGCTTTGTTAAGAAAAACTTCGGCATAACCTGCTCAATAGGTGCGGGTTCTAACAAGTTCATAGCGAAGATGGCGAGCGGAGTTAAAAAACCGGACGGCTATTACTGCGTCGAAAATGATAAGGCGATCGAGTTTCTGGACAGGTTCCGCCTGAAGGACTTCTGGGGAATAGGGCGGAGGCTGGCGAAGCGCTTTGCGGATATGGGCGTTTTCACTCCTGCGGATCTGCGGGCAATGGGCAGGGAAAGGCTGGTGGAGATATTCGGCGTTAACGGGGGTTACCTTTACGGGCTTGCCTGCGGAGAACATACTTCCGCTGTGAAGACAGAAGAGGAACCGATGAAATCCATCGGTCACAGCCTCACACTGCCGGAGAATATTTCAACAAGGGAAGAAGCGGCGGGCTATCTGCTTCAGCTTTCGGACATGGTGTCTTCAAGGGCGAGGCGGCTCAGGTATTCCGGCAAAACCATTACTGTAACCATACGCTATCCCGATATGGGCACTTTTTCTCAGGCGCATACTATACCTTTTTTCACATCCGCCACACATCATATATATGCCGAAGCTCTGGAGGTTTTCGATAAGCTTTGGAACGGCAAGGATATAAGGCTTCTGGGAGTGTGCATCTCAAGCCTTGTGCCGGACTGCGTGACCCTTTACAATATAGAGGACAGCGGCAAAAACTGGGAAGGACTGTATTCGGTGATGGACGAGATCAACACTAAATACGGTGAACGCACTCTCCAGTTCGGTTCAGTGCTGAACTGCCGCCGCAAGGGTTCCAGCGTTATCTCCCCCGCTTGGCGTCCCTCCGGCGACAGGCATGTGAATATTATGGACGGGAATTGA
- a CDS encoding lytic transglycosylase domain-containing protein: MKAIEMQARPIALMLSVFIFFLLAVNFFFLNIVNYNLGGMEEKAQEQQSKMVSVSEKLNAEREKMTFATQVLDVRDILSTFSRSQGGLTTMDLAYLIVSESRKHNLDPYLVLAVIKTESSFNRHSVSNKGAMGLMQLLPGTARYISDQKADVNIRRADELFDPVTNIKLGIGYLSYLMDKYDNQKHAIIAYNLGPGNLRKKLQSGTGLPQVYYSKVMKNYRLMLSLSNKA; encoded by the coding sequence ATGAAAGCTATCGAAATGCAGGCTAGACCTATAGCGCTGATGCTGTCAGTGTTTATATTCTTCCTGCTTGCCGTGAACTTCTTCTTCCTCAACATCGTAAACTACAATCTCGGCGGCATGGAAGAAAAAGCGCAGGAACAGCAGAGCAAAATGGTAAGCGTATCAGAGAAACTGAACGCCGAAAGGGAAAAAATGACATTCGCAACACAGGTTTTGGATGTCAGGGATATTTTATCAACATTCAGCCGCTCTCAGGGCGGGCTGACCACAATGGATCTGGCTTATTTAATAGTCAGCGAATCACGCAAGCACAATCTGGATCCGTATCTCGTGCTTGCGGTAATCAAGACGGAAAGCTCATTCAACAGGCATTCAGTGTCAAACAAGGGCGCAATGGGGCTTATGCAGCTTCTGCCCGGCACCGCCCGCTACATCTCCGACCAAAAGGCGGATGTGAACATACGAAGGGCTGACGAGCTTTTTGACCCCGTCACAAATATCAAACTCGGCATAGGCTATCTCTCATACCTCATGGATAAATACGACAATCAGAAACACGCCATCATCGCCTATAACCTCGGGCCGGGGAACCTGCGCAAGAAGCTCCAGAGCGGAACAGGACTGCCGCAGGTGTATTACAGCAAAGTAATGAAAAACTACCGTCTGATGCTGAGTCTCAGCAATAAAGCCTGA
- a CDS encoding response regulator transcription factor: MIKILVIEDHEEMSDLIKFNMEQKNYEVICSADANDGLIHLENFSPDVILLDLMLPGLKGMDFLSIVRHNQKYIHIPVIIISAKNTENDIIKGLENGADDYLTKPFSMNILAAKVKAILRRTPAMENKIISESGITIDTVNYTVKADGDEIVLTNKEYELLVTFLRNPKRVFTRNQLLNAVWGYDTDVYSRTVDTHISSLRKKLGDRGKIIKSVPKIGYRADT, translated from the coding sequence ATGATAAAAATACTGGTAATTGAAGACCACGAGGAGATGAGCGACCTCATCAAATTCAACATGGAACAGAAAAACTATGAAGTAATCTGTTCCGCGGACGCTAATGACGGACTAATCCACCTCGAAAACTTCAGCCCTGATGTTATACTTCTCGATCTGATGCTTCCCGGGCTCAAAGGGATGGATTTCCTCAGCATAGTCCGCCATAACCAGAAATACATCCACATACCCGTAATAATAATCTCCGCTAAAAACACAGAGAACGACATAATCAAAGGACTGGAAAACGGCGCTGATGATTATCTCACCAAGCCTTTCAGCATGAATATTCTCGCGGCGAAGGTTAAGGCGATCCTCCGCCGTACACCCGCCATGGAAAACAAAATCATCTCCGAATCGGGCATTACCATCGACACGGTCAACTACACAGTAAAGGCGGACGGAGACGAAATAGTCCTCACCAACAAGGAATACGAGCTGCTTGTCACCTTCCTGCGCAACCCGAAAAGAGTCTTCACCAGAAACCAGCTCTTAAACGCGGTATGGGGATATGACACCGATGTATACTCCAGAACAGTGGACACTCACATATCCTCACTGAGAAAGAAGCTGGGAGATAGGGGGAAAATCATCAAATCAGTACCGAAAATAGGCTACCGCGCCGATACATGA
- the lexA gene encoding transcriptional repressor LexA codes for MSEPTKRQKQFLDFIESFIEEKGYSPSMREIGEGLKLSSTASVKKMLDRLAESGFIRRASSSARGIELSRRHSIPIIGRIKAGMPVMSEENLEGYISVKDLVRSDSFFLRVEGDSMKNKGILDGDFALLRPSPVIDNGKIGAFRLNGEITLKTFRRNRDGMFLVPENDDYPIIPVHDGDDFEVIGILDMVLRFFKGNYDIKYS; via the coding sequence ATGTCAGAACCGACAAAAAGGCAGAAACAGTTTCTGGATTTTATCGAAAGCTTCATTGAAGAAAAAGGGTATTCGCCCTCCATGCGGGAGATAGGCGAAGGGCTGAAGCTCTCGTCCACTGCGAGCGTCAAAAAGATGCTGGACAGGCTTGCGGAAAGCGGCTTTATCCGCCGCGCGTCCTCCTCCGCCAGAGGTATAGAGCTTTCCAGAAGGCACTCCATACCCATAATAGGGCGAATCAAAGCGGGCATGCCTGTTATGTCAGAGGAGAACCTCGAAGGTTATATCTCCGTGAAAGACCTTGTCCGGTCTGATTCCTTTTTCCTCCGTGTGGAGGGAGACAGCATGAAGAACAAGGGGATTCTGGACGGTGATTTTGCTCTTCTTCGCCCTAGTCCGGTCATCGATAACGGCAAAATAGGCGCATTCCGCCTGAACGGAGAGATTACCCTGAAAACTTTCCGCAGAAACAGGGACGGCATGTTCCTTGTGCCGGAAAATGATGATTATCCCATTATTCCCGTTCATGACGGGGATGATTTTGAGGTGATCGGTATTCTGGATATGGTTCTCCGCTTCTTTAAAGGAAATTATGATATTAAATATTCATGA